A window of Osmerus mordax isolate fOsmMor3 chromosome 11, fOsmMor3.pri, whole genome shotgun sequence genomic DNA:
ccagcccctcacacacacaagcccccggccccccacccctctcacacacacacacacacaccagcccccaacccctctcacacacacacacaccagccccccacccctcacacacacacacacaccagccccccacccctcacacacacacacacacacacacacacacacacaccagccccccacccctcacacacacacacacacacaccagccccccacccctcacacacacccacccccccacccctttgtTGCCAGCGTCTCATTGTTCCGCCCGACAAGACAACAGAGATAAACACTGACGTAACCGTGGTTAGAGCTATGGTAAGCATGTGTTTGGCGCCATCTGGTGTCTGAGGGGTGAACAGCGAGTCTACTCACCTCATCTGAgtccaggagaggaggcagtgcgctgggaggggaaggaggagggagttactacacacacacacaggtcctacacaacacacacaaacacacaggtcctacacaacacacacacacacacacaggtcctacactacacacatacacacacaggtcctacactacacccacacacacaggtcctacacaacacacacacacaggtcctacactacacccacacacacaggtcctacacaacacacacacactggtcctgCAGACACATCATCATTCTTTAGTCAGACGTTACAGATCTCATAAGGTCTGTCCACACATGCAGTCTCAGTCCTGGAACTGGTTTAGATCAACTGGTTTAGATCAACTGGTTTAGATCAACTGGTTTAGATCAACTGGTTTAGATCAACTGGTTTAGATCAACTGGTTTAGATCAACTGGTCTTGGGTGACTTACACATCGGCCATAGAAGAAGGAATGTTCTCTTCCACCCACTTCAAATCCTCatcctgagagggagagaaaggttaagagagagagtatgGTATCATGATCAGTCTGCCAGCCCCAGTAAGGAGTGTAGCTCAGAGCAGCATGTTAGACCAGCAGCTGTGAAGctgaggccacacacacacacacacacgcctcaccaCTTTGGTAGGTTTGGCTGTTCCATTGGTCTCCACTTTCTGCCCCCTCATCTTGACTCCTTCTGTTGGGacaaacaggaaacacagaCGTCAGGTGTTCGATCTCATTCGGCAAGATATGACCCTGACTGGTCTGCCTCCCAAAGACAGCGAATAACAGAGCAGGGAGAGTCTGGGAACCTTCCAGAACAGAGTTCATAATTTCCTGTGCACCAACAAGGGCTTCTCCTGAGAGTCTGGGAACCTTCCAGAACAGAGCGCAGCATTAAGGGCTTCTCCTGAAGAATCTCGTACCGAATGCTTCGTTCATCAGCTGCTCCGTCGCCTCCTCGTCGCTCTCCTCGTCCACCAGGGGGCTGAAGGCAtacctgagagaggagaggagagaggggaggaggagagaggaaaggggaggaggagagaggggaggaagagagagaggggaggaagagagagaggggaggagagaggaggagaggaggagaggggaggaggagaggggagaaggagagaggggaggaggagagaggaggaggagagaggaggaggagagaggaggaggagagagaggggaggagagaggaggagaggagagaggaggggaggagagaggggaggagaggagggaagaggaggaggagagggcagatgAGTAGACCGGGGGGTTAAGACACATTTCTCGAAGGCAGGCCCCGCCATAAAGACGACGGGTGCCTCAGTACCTCTGGTTGTTGGCGGACGGTCGCCATAGGAACATGATGACCAGCAGGATGATGGAGAACAGGAAGCGCCAGAAGGCGTCGTCGATCCACAGCTCCCTCCAGTCCTGAGGAGGGACACACCAGCATGTGTCAGGTCTGTTTGTTTATGCTAGCATGTGTAACTAtgtcatgtgtggtgtgtgtgacagagagagccacTCACAGCTTGGCAGGGAGACATCTTAAAGGTCTTGGTCGTCcagataataaatataactgaggctgcagggaggaagaaagatggagatggagagaaagagacagagagaaagagcattaCTACATGCCAGCGGTAACAGACATGGGCAGAGATGAACAACTTTAAACCACGATTGGGTTCTATTCACACAAGTGGCAGCATTATGACtcagcacaaaaaaaacatctatCTGATCACAGACCATCATGGTTGTCTGACACATCTGTTTAGTTTCCGACAGAAAGGGAAGTTCAACGGTGATTTCCTCACCGATGACGGCGAAGATGAGCGTGTTGGTGAAGTGTCTGTAGAGGGAGAGCTTCACCACGTTCCTCCTCAGACGGAGCAGCTTCATGGTCTGGGCCAGGCTCACGAAGATGTACACACACCGTCAaggactccacacacactctcaaggactccacacacacacacactgggctgactaggactctcacacacatgctctcacacacttcTCTTGGCGGCCACACATCCCATAAATACCCTTCCAggaactaccccccccccccccacacacacacacacacacacacacacacacacacacacacacacacacacacacacacacacacacacacacacacacacacacacacacacacacacacacacacacacacacacacacacacacacacacacacacacacacacacacacacacacacacacacacacacactaagcatcTCACCTGAGGCTGATGTAAGTAGCTCTGCAATTAGAAATGCAATCATCCAGCCTGACTGTGGCTGCCTCTATGTGTCTAATGGGGTCTGTCTTTTCTAGAACTTTCCTTATGTCGGGAAATTgatggtaggaggagggggagcgagaAGCCAGCACTGAAAAGCCCAGAGGACAGGAGgctatgggagagagaggagagacaaaccAACATCAGGCCAAGAAGGATGAGTGTGcccgaggcagagagagagagagaccaaaagagagacagaaagagaggtagagagaggagggaggtgcagTAGCGGATAtcaaccagcagagggcagagtCGAGCACAGCCAGAGGAATGGCAGCCAGCTGAATCACATCATATTCAGCCTGGTgttggaggacagggggaggaggaggggagggaggaagggagagaaaggggagagaggataagagaggggggaaacagaAACATCCATTTCGAAGGTCATGCAGGGGGGAGTCCCAGTACACTCTAACCACTCTACCCTCTAAAagacgtcaggtggctgagcggtgagggaatcgggctagtaatcagaaggttgccggttccattcccggctgtgcaaaatgacattgtgtccttgggcaaggcacttcaccctacctgcctcggggggaatgtccctgtacttactgtaagtcgctctggataagagcgtctgctaaatgactaaatgtaacccaGTAGAACCCAGTAGAACCCAGTAGAACCCACagtgggttagggtgagggttcaCAGGTCACGTATACggtcagaggagcagagagcagagtaaCTAACTAACCCGCaggctggagcagagagagaaaggtggtgTGAACATCCAGTTAAACTCAGGCAGAAACGCTGCCTAGCTCCCCCTGCAGGCCGGGGGCAGTATAAAGGATATCCACCACACAATGCAGGAGTCTGTGAAGGCCAGAACTATGTCACACAGGAGCCTGCTGCTGTCACCTTTCTCCTGGAGGGAGGTCAAACAGgttagcatcacacacacacacacatccatacccacacacacacatccatacccacacacacacgcagggccaGACTTACAGAGTTGACCCTCAGGCCGCCCTCTACGATGGAGAAGACGAGGTAGAGCAGACCCACACCCACGACCCTGTGGAGCAACGCCCCCAACctgggcctgggagagagaggggggggaagggagagagagggggagagagagggggaaaccaTAAGccagatgagagacagagagagggtgagagcaagagatgagatagagagggagaaagggagagaaagggagagagaggggcagcgaAGGTGAAGAACTCACTTGACGATGCCGTAGCCCAGACTGGCGATGATGACCAGCACGCGAGCCAGAGTCCTCTTCACTGCAGACAAGACCTCAGCGAACACTACCGCCCCCTGGACTGCAGgaggacaccacacacaccctggtcacACACTCTGGTAGAACatgacagcgtgtgtgtgtgtgttagagagtgtgtgtccccTACCAGACAGGCCGTCGTAGCGTAGGCTCTGGAACTCTGCGTAGTAGACAGCCTTCTCCAGCATGCCCAGGAAGATCACCCCTCCGATCCAGAACTGGATCCTGAGCAGCTCCCTCCAGTGCAGCGCAGACAGCACCAGCCACAGCACGCCCAGCAGCACGTACACGATGCACATCACCATGTAGaactgcacgcacgcacacacacacgcacacacacacagcatgtgtcACTAGGGTTGGTAAAGCACACACCAACAAACTGTAGGaatcaacagacacacacacaaaagactgCAGAGTGTAGGAAACCACTTACGATCATCAGGGGCCACTCAGTAGCAGAGATGTAGGCATGAGGACCTGGCATGCTGATCTGAactgcagggaggagggaggggacaacAGTTAGTGCaaaccctctgtgtgtgtgttcctgtgtgtgtgtgttcctgtgtgtgtgtgtgttcctgtgtgtgtgttcctgtgtgtgttcctgtgtgtgtgtgtgttcctgtgtgtgtgtgtgttcctgtgtgtgtgtgtgtgttcctgtgtgtgtgtgtgtgtgttcctgtgtgtgtgtgtgttcctgtgtgtgtgtgttcctgtgtgtgtgtgttcctgtgtgtgtgtgtgtgtgtgtgtgtgttcctgtgtgtgtgtgtgtgagtgtgttcctgtgtgtgttcctgtgtgtgtgttcccgtgtTCCTCCATGTCCACTCACACTGGATGTCCCAGGCGGGCGTGGCTGCAGCCTCGGCTGGGCGGTGCTTGACCCCGTCCGTGACCTCGCTGATGTGGAGGATGAACATGTAGGGGCCATCCTCCCAGGCCTCCGCCACCGAGTCAAAGTGCTGCACCggctggaccacacacacacacacacacacacattattaagATGACTGGAGGAGATTAGAGATGAACCTAACTGCCAATAAAAGTGTGAGTAAATAACCCACTAACATGCCTAACTTCTAGAACTGCAtattcactctcactctccatgTAAACCAGCAGTTTTCTGTTCAGAGGGATATTACTAGTCTGAGGCTGAAAGGTCCACCACACTGGTCAGTCAAGACCAACACCAGCGCAACAAGCGCTTCTGTCTGTCCATCGTCTCAGAGGTAGGAGCACATACTGCTTTTAGAAGAAGTTGTTTTTGCGGTGCTCTTTGCACAGGGATGCATGTGGACTAGAACTACAAGAGCTACATTTTTTAGGATGGGGCTGACAGTgctaggttagggctaggttagggctaggttaGGTTAGGGcttcaggaggagggagaggggagggggcagggggaggggaggagagggggggatggagggacaggagggagaggggagggagtgggaggggcagggggaggagagaggggaggagagggggggatggagggacaggagggagaggggaggggcaggggaggggaggagagag
This region includes:
- the zgc:162698 gene encoding transmembrane protein 87A-like, translated to MERVLLTGHLTKVLFILVLMQFTRPLNAVSEPGKWMLTVNSETLKKQSYFLFHKTMFQGTVIKLTVTSETCATNSTVELSVSWYLRSSHCYGEVFNLEPSEADNYFKGTRVKQEGGSGSYVFHQYANMKCTPHMDPHQFVVPFDKPTQLTEHVIKQPATSQNPAGRRRREAEEAKPVQHFDSVAEAWEDGPYMFILHISEVTDGVKHRPAEAAATPAWDIQFQISMPGPHAYISATEWPLMIFYMVMCIVYVLLGVLWLVLSALHWRELLRIQFWIGGVIFLGMLEKAVYYAEFQSLRYDGLSVQGAVVFAEVLSAVKRTLARVLVIIASLGYGIVKPRLGALLHRVVGVGLLYLVFSIVEGGLRVNSEKGDSSRLLCDIVLAFTDSCIVWWIFVSLAQTMKLLRLRRNVVKLSLYRHFTNTLIFAVIASVIFIIWTTKTFKMSPCQADWRELWIDDAFWRFLFSIILLVIMFLWRPSANNQRYAFSPLVDEESDEEATEQLMNEAFEGVKMRGQKVETNGTAKPTKVDEDLKWVEENIPSSMADVALPPLLDSDEETMTTKFEMSKME